TGGTCTAAAGCTTTGTCCGCCTCCTCCGCAGCATATTGGCCTGGTACGGAGATCAAGGCAAGGTTAGCATTCGGCAATGCCTGCAGAGCTTTATCCCAAGTACGGACCGATTCGAAGGCCTGTTTGCTGCTGCTCACCGCCTGGTTTTTCAACTCTTCCTCGATAGTATTGAGTACTTCGGCTACTTTCTCCTCATGATCCGTACGGATTACAATACACATATCATTGGGTCCGGCGGATTCCAGTTCGTCCGTATACATGCCGGTATTGTGGAAGATTTCTTTGTTCGCCGGCGTGCCCATCATAATAGAAGCTTGGTCTACACCTTCCATTGCGGAAATCTTGTTCGTAAGAAGCATCAGGTTAACGGAATCTTGATAGGAATTCTCTTGAATGATGGAATATAACATGAAGCTGCGCACCTCTCTCGTTCAGATAGAGTTTTCATATTTCAGATTGCCATCTAGATCATTTGGCAAACGGATCCTTGTGGTCGTATTGATTGCGATGGACCGTATCGGATACTAGATATTCATAAATCTCATCAACAATCTCGATGCCATTTTGTTCGTACTCTTCTTGAATCAGATCATTATTCTGTCCCGGGAATAGAACTTGCTCGAAGCCCGGAGCCGGCTTAATCTGGTTCAATTCATCCATGGTCTGCGAAATATGCTGTCTAAATACAACAGGGTCTGTAAAAAATGCAGGATTGATGACGAGATGGAACTGTCCCAGATTGCGGTATTCGGTCAGATTATGGTACATCGATGACACCTTATTCCCGAAGGGAAGGCCTAGCAAAATACCTGACAGCACATCTACCATCATCATCAGCCCATATCCCTTAGGACCGGCGATGGGAAGCAAGGCATTCACTTTGAAGGGATCCGTCGTTGGATGTCCTTCCTTATCGACGGCCCACGAATCAGGAATCGATTCATTTCGGGATCTGGCGTGAAGAATTTTCCCCCACGCCTGCACGGTTGTGGCCATGTCCAAGGTAAGAAGACGATCATCATTGCTTGGAGCAGCGAATGCAATCGGGTTCGTCCCGTAATAGGGCTCTGAACCACCGAAGGGAACGACCATCGGATCGGATTGACATACGGAGATGCCAATCATTCCGGCTTTGGCCGCCTGCCTCACAAAATAGGACAGGGCACCGCTATGACCGATTCTCCGGACACCAACGGCTGCTATACCGCTGGTCTGTGCCATTTGGATCGCTTCATCCATCGCTTGCTTGGCAGCCACATGGCCTACCCCGTTGTCCCCGTCAAACACAGCTGTGCAGGGACCAGTAACTTCATATTTGAAATTGGGCGTTGTGTTTATTCCGCCTTTGGCGATTCGTTCCGCATAATATTCCACTCTCATGGCGCCATGGGAGTGAATTCCTCTCATATCAGCATGGACCAAGACGTCTGCTACTCCATCTGCATGTTCCTTGGAAAGACCGGCTTTATGCAGCTTCACAGCTATCAGTTGATTTAAATCGGATCGGCTTACTTTCATTTTCAACACCTCTGTTCAGTTAGGTTTTATACGATAGGTCATCTGCTATATGCGGCAAGTTTAGAGGTCTGCATCCCGGTTGCAGTCTTTGGAGTAGACATAAGCGAGCTTCTCCCGGCCAACGGCATAACAGGCTTGCTGTACATAAGGACCCATGAAGATATAGTCGCCTTTCTTGACGGGGATCCACTCATTGTCCAGATTGTATATACCTTCTCCAGAGAGCAGATAGGCTCCGTGTTCCTGTACATGCGTCTCGATGAATGGATGGCAAGCACCGGGATCGAAGGTCAGAATATGGAAGTTCATATCAAAAGCAAGCTCTTTTGGCAGCAAATCCTGGATCCGCATATCGGTCATGCCGTCATAATCAACTTCGGGAATATCGTTCGAGTTGCCAGCTACGACCCATGGCTTTAAATCTTTCAACGGTTTATGCTTCTGCTTGTACAGGAATAATCTGCTGTCGCCATCCTTCAGGTTCTCAAGGAACATCGTCGTTCCGGGAGGGCAATAAAGATAGCCACCGCTTGTCAGCGTATAAGTCTTGTCATCTGCGGAGGCTTTGACTTCACCTTCGAGTACATAGACGAAAGTCTCGATATGCTCTTGTCCGCCGAATCCGTCCTTGTTCACGCCTCCTTGATGCATGGTTACTAAATAATCAACAAAGCTTGCTCCAAGCTTCGGTGTAGCCAGAATGGATATAGAGCAGTTCTCAAAGCCGGGAACTACGTTATTGACAAGACCTTCCGGAGCAATTAAGGCGTATTTGCCATGTTTAATGATAGAGCGGCTAGATAATAGATCAGTTGGGTATCCCATTGAGATTCTCTCCTTTTGTGTATCGAGTATAATGTGATGAATTAGTGCTTGGTTTGCGCTTTCGTGCGTTTGATCATATTGGCCATGAACAGGAACACGGTTCCGACAATAATGATGGCGATAGCCAGGTAGAAGCCCAGGATCTTGCTTCCCGTAGCGTCGGAGATCACTCCCGTAACGAACGGAGCAATGACGGAGGACATCATACCGAAGAAGTTAAATACGCCAAATGTAGTGCTGTAGCCTTGCTTAGGTGCAAGATCTGCTACATAGGAGATCATGATCGGGTCCACCGCCAGCTTGCCGAAGAATCCGTACATAATCAGGAACAGGATTAGCAAATTATTGTTTTGAATAGCAACCGTCAGATATAGGGTTAATGCGGCAATGATCTGTAAAATAATGACGACCATAATCTTTTTGTTCTTGAATTTGTCGGACAGCTTGCTGAACAGTAGAGCGCCGGGGACAGATGCGAATGCGACCAGTGCTGAGGCGAAGCCTATAGCGGCGCCCTGGAAGCCTCTCTCCATTTGCAGGTAACTCGGCAGCCAGGTCACAATCATGTAATAGCCGTAACAGATGGCGAAGTAGATCACATAAGCT
The window above is part of the Paenibacillus lutimineralis genome. Proteins encoded here:
- the allE gene encoding (S)-ureidoglycine aminohydrolase, with the translated sequence MGYPTDLLSSRSIIKHGKYALIAPEGLVNNVVPGFENCSISILATPKLGASFVDYLVTMHQGGVNKDGFGGQEHIETFVYVLEGEVKASADDKTYTLTSGGYLYCPPGTTMFLENLKDGDSRLFLYKQKHKPLKDLKPWVVAGNSNDIPEVDYDGMTDMRIQDLLPKELAFDMNFHILTFDPGACHPFIETHVQEHGAYLLSGEGIYNLDNEWIPVKKGDYIFMGPYVQQACYAVGREKLAYVYSKDCNRDADL
- the allD gene encoding ureidoglycolate dehydrogenase, with translation MKVSRSDLNQLIAVKLHKAGLSKEHADGVADVLVHADMRGIHSHGAMRVEYYAERIAKGGINTTPNFKYEVTGPCTAVFDGDNGVGHVAAKQAMDEAIQMAQTSGIAAVGVRRIGHSGALSYFVRQAAKAGMIGISVCQSDPMVVPFGGSEPYYGTNPIAFAAPSNDDRLLTLDMATTVQAWGKILHARSRNESIPDSWAVDKEGHPTTDPFKVNALLPIAGPKGYGLMMMVDVLSGILLGLPFGNKVSSMYHNLTEYRNLGQFHLVINPAFFTDPVVFRQHISQTMDELNQIKPAPGFEQVLFPGQNNDLIQEEYEQNGIEIVDEIYEYLVSDTVHRNQYDHKDPFAK